The proteins below are encoded in one region of Myxocyprinus asiaticus isolate MX2 ecotype Aquarium Trade chromosome 13, UBuf_Myxa_2, whole genome shotgun sequence:
- the b9d1 gene encoding B9 domain-containing protein 1: MTSNNPAVFLLMVSGQIEAANFPEYDDLYCKYCFVYGHDWVPTSGLEEGISQITSKGRGSQSLVWNFPLDITFKSTNPFGWPQIVVSVYGPDTFGNDVVRGYGAVHIPFTPGKHTKTIPMFVPESTSRLQKFTSWLMGRRPEFTDPKVVAQGEGREVTRVRSQGFVTLQFNIVTKDMKKLGYETTSMEHSSATGLARTEQPYGS; this comes from the exons ATGACCTCAAACAACCCAGCGGTTTTTCTTCTCATGGTCAGTGGGCAAATCGAAGCAGCAAAT ttCCCAGAATATGACGATCTGTACTGcaagtattgttttgtgtatGGACACGATTGGGTGCCCACATCA GGCTTGGAAGAGGGAATTTCCCAAATAACATCAAAAGGAAGAGGATCTCAGAGTTTGGTGTGGAATTTCCCATTGGACATCACATTTAAAAGCACCAACCCATTTGGCT GGCCCCAGATTGTGGTCAGTGTGTATGGCCCCGATACCTTTGGAAATGATGTTGTCAGAGGTTATGGAGCCGTGCACATTCCCTTTACTCCTGGAAA ACACACCAAGACTATTCCAATGTTTGTTCCTGAGTCCACATCAagactgcagaagttcacaag CTGGCTAATGGGAAGGCGTCCAGAGTTCACAGATCCCAAGGTTGTTGCCCAAGGAGAGGGAAGAGAAG TTACGAGGGTGCGTTCACAAGGTTTTGTGACACTACAGTTCAACATAGTTACTAAGGACATGAAGAAGCTGGGTTATGAGACTACTTCAATGGAGCATTCATCTGCTACAGGACTGGCAAGAACAGAGCAGCCTTATGGATCATGA
- the LOC127450914 gene encoding E3 SUMO-protein ligase ZBED1-like, which produces MASGSTEPDTVETLVSKKNSMSVVWGYFGFKKEDAAQHQVLCKTCLANVATSRGNTTNLYQHLKKHHKAMYNSCMAKKPNTSVSSKPNTTRQGSLTEMFLSLTPYERTSKQHVEITQAVTEFITKDMMPLSTVTKPGFTALINTLDTRYNMPSRTYFSQVAIPELHRKYKQRVAAELKTKEFFAATTDMWSSRTADPYQSLTVHFITEDFDLKACCLKTAYFPDDHTGENIAAGLREGLVSWDLHKENLVCITMDNASNMVKAAQLNKWTRLQCFGHRLHLAIENAIKDDRVSRAIGLCKKLVGHSSHS; this is translated from the exons ATGGCTTCAGGCTCGACAGAACCTGACACTGTTGAAACTTTAGTGTCAAAGAAGAACAGTATGTCAGTTGTGTGGGGCTATTTTGGCTTTAAAAAAGAAGATGCTGCGCAGCATCAGGTATTGTGCAAAACCTGCCTTGCTAACGTTGCTACCTCACGGGGCAACACTACTAACCTGTATCAGCACTTAAAAAAACACCACAAAGCCATGTACAATAGTTGCATGGCTAAAAAGCCGAACACCAGTGTGTCAAGTAAGCCAAATACCACCCGGCAGGGATCACTGACCGAAATGTTTTTAAGCTTAACTCCATATGAACGTACTTCAAAACAGCACGTGGAAATTACTCAAGCAGTAACAGAGTTCATCACGAAAGATATGATGCCCCTCAGTACGGTGACCAAGCCTGGGTTCACGGCTTTGATAAATACACTGGATACACGGTACAACATGCCCTCCCGCACATATTTTAGCCAGGTCGCCATACCGGAGCTACACAGAAAATACAAACAGAGAGTCGCAGCGGAGCTGAAAACAAAGGAGTTTTTCGCTGCTACAACTGACATGTGGTCAAGCCGTACAGCGGATCCCTATCAGAGTCTTACGGTGCATTTCATTACTGAAGACTTTGACCTCAAAGCTTGCTGCCTTAAAACTGCCTACTTCCCAGATGACCACACAGGGGAAAATATTGCAGCCGGCCTGAGAGAGGGGCTTGTCAGCTGGGATCTCCACAAAGAAAACCTTGTCTGCATTACGATGGACAACGCATCAAATATGGTCAAGGCAGCACAACTTAATAAATGGACCAGGCTCCAGTGTTTCGGCCACAGATTGCATCTTGCCATtg aaAATGCAATCAAAGATGACAGAGTGTCAAGAGCAATAGGGCTGTGCAAGAAGCTGGTGGGGCACTCCTCCCACAGTTGA